The following coding sequences lie in one Phalacrocorax aristotelis chromosome 2, bGulAri2.1, whole genome shotgun sequence genomic window:
- the GOLGA4 gene encoding golgin subfamily A member 4 isoform X1: MFKKLKQKISEEQAPPRGMGGRAAALPPQVPSRSLPPAGNRSRTSSFTDQNDEGTLTPDKELLAGMIAEPAFLSEYTIFALDPNKQPKPQSDGVVLTRPLLPRSPENSGSGRASPQLSDTQSFAQRLQLRVPSIESLFRSPIKDSLFHSSSKESLIRTSSRDSLNRLDLDTAGPTFDPPSDTESETEEPPGNMDSLSKERLLQRLRRVERSLGNYRGKYSELVSAYQVIQREKKKLQGILSQSQDKALRRIGELREELQMDQQAKKHLQEEFDASLEEKDQLISVLQTQVSLLKQRLQNGQIGTEFPDPNIQSEPQVQSPTKEISIENAVEPGSNEGNEDSVKTLEALNQRVKRQENLLQRCKEMIRSHKERCAQLTNEKEALQEQLDERLQELEKIKDLHMAEKTKLITQLRDAKNLIEQLEQDKGMVIAETKRQMHETLEMKEEEIAQLRARIKQITTKGEELKEQKEKSERAAFEELERALSIAQKTEEARKKLQVEMDEKIKAVEKASEEERVNLQRELTRVKQEVVEIMKKSSEERVAELEEFHKKEMATKDQELNERLQAQEKVFQEKMKAALEKNQSECLKTLQEQEQQESLALEELELQKKAIQLECDKKVQEMHQEVETFRTRILELESSLAKYSQDDRKQSEELSTLESEKKHNKEINDIVEKHKEELENVKQQQDKLWTEKLQILKQQQVTEILKMREKQEQEINRVLKEKEAVFRAHIEEMNEKTLEKLDVKQTELEALSSELSEALKIRHDLEQELSELNSKVCEAKQELEGRLEEERKRHNEEVEMMLKEHEMSIQGVEKVLKEELNKLKQSLEEKDRHVEELKAHEQKLRESAERSEAELVQVSAKLEDLSESHRSTSNEQAKIYEEELSKLQQKLTDLEGEKLQLSEQLGRTDSQLNEVKNELEAYISQVHELKQHLQEQSNESTQKVTSLTQQYECQLKDLQRETDETKRSLAEKENEIEHMKKLQNKQVEELKQKLFTTEERISAIQGEYESKLKHQENKMEKIKQKLKDMQETLKKKLAEQEAKLKKELENKQLEFRQKESEFSAKMLEMARASSAGINDAVSKLESNRKEQLESLAEAHRRELEEITQSWEKKLNQQVEELQEKHEMELQEKEQEVGDLKQKLATFSAEKEGSRTEITRLKEEQVKREESLKELQEQLRQSVANVNALTDKESDLKTQLKKLESDLNQSLKEQSGLQEQLSKQKAVEEKDKTKITELADKLKTLEEKLQTVQSAQYKDHENYEKKIEAIQLKETEFKRQSGELAAQLDAYWKNAAALLQTKSNELIEKCNEKIGIVTCKIADCERRTAEVKEALLIKTSKIPELEAQLREVTEHHSAANTSLQKSMQQLQEKDNLITSMRADIEGLVTEKEQLQKEGGHQQQAASEKETCITQLRKELSENINAVTSMREELQEKESDISALNKTINDLNTRLESTISLTEKEAAMSLLSKQHEEDRLQLLNQVQELSSKVETLSQEKASALEQVDNCMAKLSEWKMKAQTRFTQSNDTIKDLQSKLELSNTEANKKDEELNKLKEQLAKQSKNLDSLKSELEQKQNRRDKQESELTAKLKNQAARITELEEHIAQKTSENYSLVEELKKYSEQKDTEQKEITWQLQQAEKVAFEKDSRFKEAEEKVLNLEKQIGSLTAEFEAKEREFNEMKSAILKSKEEELKELEERLNAENSTKLADLKKKAEQKIGSIKKQLMSQMEEKEQQFKQDRENQLRDLEQKLQEREAKIESLEEKIKSTRDSTELEKEMLQKVESVKAAVEQEKNSMLESVQQTYEEKMHVLQKGLTEKDELLQKYEKEQRESNDFHLQLQNKQEELLKKLECIEKSHQEEQSRTESLRKELEEQTKNYSLLADEHARCGGDLASSREELKAKQQKNLEMENVIGDFQKKLHEKEVVSQSLEQKIKELENNLVKENEVHKIEVEDMSLRYEEKLKSLQQQLDERNESLQAFAANAEEKTKSGLELQKLLGDMQNQQKDLQTKLEETEREKQKLRKEVNNLQKDLRTLRKEHQQELDIVKKESLEEMEQKIRCEQEDIELKHISTLKQLMREFNTQLAQKERELETAVKEAISKAQEVETELIENHHIETTELHKKIAEKDDDLKRTVAKYEEILEAREEEMTAKVHELQAQLEDLQKEYKKRVAEEEHWNSEKVMITELQAQLAQKTTLVNDSKLKEQEFKEQIHVLEDRLKNYEKNMYVTSVGTSYRDGNLHHTEVSLFGEPTEFEYLRKVLFEYMMGRETKTMAKVITTVLKFPADQTQKILEREDARPLSWLRPS; encoded by the exons GTCTTAACTAGACCACTACTTCCCAGATCCCCAGAAAACAGTGGAAGTGGACGAGCCTCACCACAG CTAAGTGACACTCAGTCTTTTGCCCAGAGGCTTCAGCTCCGGGTTCCCTCCATTGAGTCTTTGTTTCGAAGCCCAATAAAAGATTCCCTGTTCCACTCTTCTTCTAAGGAGTCCCTGATACGAACTTCTTCAAGAGACTCGTTGAATCGACTGGACTTGGACACAGCTGGTCCCACCTTTGATCCACCTTCTGACACTgaaagtgaaacagaagagcCTCCGGGAAACATGGACAGCCTCAGCAAGGAGCGGTTGCTGCAGCGACTGCGCAGAGTGGAGCGCAGTTTGGGCAACTATAGGGGAAAATACTCAGAG cTAGTGTCTGCCTATCAAGTTATCCAGCGGGAGAAGAAGAAGCTACAG ggCATTCTGAGTCAAAGTCAGGATAAAGCACTTCGCAGAATTGGAGAACTGAGAGAG GAGCTCCAGATGGATCAACAAGCTAAGAAACATCTCCAAGAGGAATTTGATGCTTCCTTAGAAGAAAAGGATCAACTTATTAGTGTCCTGCAAACTCAG GTATCATTGCTGAAACAGAGGTTACAGAATGGTCAGATAGGCACTGAATTCCCTGATCCAAATATCCAATCTGAACCACAAGTTCAAAGTCCAACAAAAGAAATCAGCATAGAAAATGCCGTGGAACCAGGAAGCAATG AGGGTAATGAAGATTCTGTTAAAACACTAGAAGCTCTTAATCAGCGGGTGAAGCGCCAAGAGAACTTGCTGCAACGTTGTAAGGAGATGATTCGGTCACATAAGGAGCGCTGCGCCCAGTTAACGAACGAGAAAGAGGCGCTTCAAGAACAGTTAGACGAGAGGCTTCAGGAACTGGAGAAAATAAAG GACCTTCACATGGCTGAGAAGACTAAACTGATTACACAGCTGCGTGATGCAAAGAATTTGATCGAGCAGTTAGAACAAGACAAG GGCATGGTAATTGCAGAGACGAAGCGACAAATGCATGAAACATTGgaaatgaaggaggaggagatagCCCAACTGCGTGCTCGGATCAAGCAAATAACTACAAAAGGCGAGGAattgaaagaacagaaagaaaaatctgaaagagcTG CTTTTGAAGAGCTTGAGAGGGCTCTGAGTATTGCCCAAAAGACAGAGGAAGCCCGGAAAAAATTGCAGGTAGAAATGGatgaaaaaatcaaagcagtagAAAAGGCAAGTGAGGAAGAGAGGGTAAATCTTCAACGGGAGTTAACCAGAGTGAAGCAAGAGGTGGTTGAGATTATGAAG AAGTCTTCAGAGGAACGTGTTGCTGAACTAGAAGAATtccataaaaaagaaatggctaCTAAAGATCAGGAGCTAAATGAGAGATTACAGGCCCAAGAAAAGGTGTTCCAGGAGAAGATGAAGGCAGCTCTT gaaaaaaaccagagtgAGTGTTTAAAAACCCTTCAAGAACAGGAGCAGCAAGAATCCCTAGCCTTGGAAGAATTAgaactgcagaagaaagcaaTACAGTTAGAGTGTGACAAGAAAGTTCAGGAGATGCATCAAGAAGTAGAGACTTTTAGAACT AGGATTCTTGAACTGGAAAGCTCTCTTGCAAAGTATTCGCAAGATGACAGAAAGCAGTCAGAGGAATTAAGTACTCtggaatctgaaaaaaagcacaataaGGAAATCAATGATATAGTTGAAAAACACAAGGAAGAGTTGGAGAACgtgaaacagcagcaggataAGCTTTGGACAGAAAAACTTCAAATCTTAAAGCAACAACAagtaactgaaatattaaaaatgagagagaaacaagAACAAGAGATAAACAGagttttgaaagagaaagaagcagttTTCCGTGCACACATAGAAGAGATGAATgaaaaaacattagaaaaactTGATGTGAAACAAACAGAATTAGAAGCACTGTCTTCTGAGCTAtcagaagcattaaaaatacGTCATGATTTAGAACAAGAGCTCTCAGAATTGAATAGTAAAGTGtgtgaagcaaagcaagaaCTGGAAGGAAGGttggaagaagagaggaaacgGCACAACGAAGAAGTTGAAATGATGTTAAAAGAGCATGAGATGTCTATTCAAGGTGTTGAGAAGGTACTCAAAGAGGAACTCAACAAACTCAAGCAATCATTGGAGGAGAAAGACAGACATGTGGAAGAACTAAAAGCACATGAACAGAAACTAAGGGAATCTGCAGAAAGATCTGAAGCTGAACTTGTACAGGTGTCTGCAAAGCTAGAGGACCTTTCAGAGTCTCATCGGAGTACTTCTAATGAGCAGGCAAAGATTTATGAAGAGGAATTATCAAAACTGCAGCAAAAACTGACAGATCTTGAAGGTGAAAAATTGCAACTTAGTGAGCAGCTAGGAAGAACTGATTCCCAGCTGAATGAAGTCAAGAATGAGTTAGAGGCATACATCTCTCAGGTACATGAATTGAAGCAGCATTTGCAAGAGCAAAGCAATGAAAGTACACAAAAAGTAACTTCTCTAACACAACAGTATGAATGCCAGCTGAAGGATCTACAAAGAGAGACTGATGAGACAAAGAGAAGTCTagctgagaaggaaaatgaaattgaaCACATGAAGAAGTTACAGAACAAGCAGGTGGAAGAGCTTAAACAGAAACTGTTCACCACAGAGGAGAGAATTAGTGCTATACAAGGAGAATATGAAAGTAAACTGAAACATCAGGagaacaaaatggagaaaattaaacagaaattgaAAGATATGCAGGAAACTCTCAAAAAGAAACTTGCTGAGCAGGAAGCTAAACTTAAAAAAGAGCTTGAAAACAAGCAGTTGGAGTTCAGGCAGAAAGAGAGTGAATTCAGTGCTAAAATGTTGGAAATGGCACGTGCCAGCTCAGCCGGAATCAATGATGCCGTGTCAAAACTGGAATCTAATCGGAAAGAGCAACTAGAGAGTCTTGCTGAGGCTCATAGGAGGGAGTTGGAAGAAATTAcccagagctgggaaaaaaaactcaaTCAGCAGGTTGAAGAGCTCCAGGAAAAACATGAAATGGAACTGCAAGAGAAAGAGCAGGAAGTTGGAGACCTGAAACAGAAACTTGCCACCTTCAGTGCTGAGAAGGAGGGCTCCAGAACAGAAATAACCCGACTGAAGGAAGAACAGGTAAAAAGGGAGGAGTCCCTGAAGGAATTGCAAGAACAACTAAGGCAGTCAGTGGCTAACGTGAATGCTTTGACAGATAAGGAAAGTGACCTGAAAACACAGTTGAAAAAATTGGAAAGTGATCTTAATCAGTCCCTGAAAGAGCAGTCAGGACTTCAGGAACAGCTCAGTAAACAGAAAGCAGttgaagaaaaggacaaaaccaaaattactGAGCTGGCTGATAAACTGAAAACACTTGAAGAGAAACTCCAAACTGTGCAGTCTGCTCAGTATAAAGATCATGAaaactatgagaaaaaaatagaggcAATTCAGctaaaagaaactgaatttaaaaggCAGTCAGGAGAACTTGCAGCCCAGTTAGATGCCTATTGGAAGAATGCTGCAGCTTTATTGCAGACAAAAAGCAATGAATTAattgaaaaatgtaatgaaaaaattGGCATAGTAACATGCAAAATTGCAGATTGTGAGCGCAGAACTGCAGAAGTTAAAGAAGcattattaattaaaacaagTAAGATTCCTGAACTAGAAGCTCAGCTTAGAGAAGTAACAGAGCATCATTCTGCTGCAAATACTTCTTTGCAAAAGTCAATGCAACAGCTGCAAGAGAAGGACAATTTAATTACATCCATGAGAGCTGACATTGAAGGACTTGtaacagaaaaggaacagtTGCAAAAAGAAGGAGGGCATCAGCAGCAAGCagcatcagaaaaagaaacttgtaTAACACAGCTGAGGAAAGAGTTATCTGAAAATATCAATGCTGTCACCTCAATGAGGGAGGAGCTCCAGGAAAAAGAATCTGACATCTCTGCTCTCAACAAAACAATTAATGACCTTAATACGAGACTTGAAAGCACAATAAGTTTAACAGAGAAGGAAGCAGCCATGTCTCTGTTAAGCAAGCAACATGAAGAGGATCGGTTGCAGTTGTTAAACCAGGTGCAGGAGTTGTCATCCAAAGTTGAGACACTGAGTCAAGAAAAAGCATCGGCTCTTGAGCAGGTAGATAATTGCATGGCCAAGCTGTCAGAGTGGAAGATGAAAGCACAAACCAGGTTTACACAAAGTAACGATACTATTAAAGATTTGCAGAGCAAACTTGAATTAAGCAATACTGAAGCCAATAAAAAAGATGAAGAGCTAAATAAACTGAAGGAGCAGCTGGCTAAACAAAGCAAGAATCTTGATAGTTTAAAAAGTGAAttggagcaaaagcaaaacaggaggGATAAGCAAGAAAGTGAGTTAACTGCAAAGTTAAAAAACCAAGCAGCAAGAATTACTGAACTAGAAGAGCACATTGctcagaaaacttcagaaaattattccttGGTGGAGGAACTTAAAAAGTATAGTGAACAAAAAGACACAGAGCAAAAAGAGATAACTTGGCAACTCCAGCAGGCAGAGAAGGTGGCTTTTGAAAAGGACAGTAGATTTAAGGAGGCTGAAGAAAAAGTGCTTAACCTTGAGAAGCAAATAGGCTCACTGACAGCTGAATTTGaagcaaaggagagggaattTAACGAAATGAAGTCAGCGATActtaaaagcaaagaggaagaactgaaagaatTAGAAGAGAGACTGAATGCAGAGAACAGCACTAAGCTGGCAGatctgaaaaagaaggcagagcaAAAAATTGGTTCTATTAAAAAGCAGTTGATGtctcaaatggaagaaaaggagcAGCAATTTAAGCAAGACAGAGAAAATCAGTTAAGAGACTTGGAACAAAAGTTGCAGGAGCGAGAGGCCAAAATTGAGtccttggaagaaaaaattaagtcaaCAAGAGATTCCACAGAattagagaaagaaatgctgcaaaaagtAGAGAGTGTAAAAGCTGCtgtagaacaagaaaaaaatagcatgcTTGAGAGTGTCCAACAGACATATGAAGAGAAAATGCACGTATTGCAGAAGGGCTTAACTGAAAAAGATGAATTGTTGCAGAAGTATGAAAAGGAACAACGGGAGAGTAATGACTTTCACCTacaactgcaaaacaaacaggaagaacttttaaaaaaactagaATGCATTGAGAAGAGCCATCAGGAAGAACAGAGTAGGACTGAAAGCCTCAGGAAAGAACTTGAggagcaaacaaaaaattactcACTGTTAGCAGACGAGCATGCTCGTTGTGGTGGTGATTTAGCAAGCAGTAGGGAAGAACTAAAagctaaacaacaaaaaaatcttgaaatggAGAATGTAATTGGagatttccagaaaaaattGCATGAAAAGGAGGTAGTCAGTCAATCTTTAGAACAGAAGATAAAAGAGTTGGAAAATAATCTAGTCAAGGAAAATGAAGTGCATAAGATTGAGGTGGAAGATATGAGCTTGAGATATGAAGAAAAGCTAAAAAGTTTACAGCAACAGTTggatgaaagaaatgaaagtctGCAAGCTTTTGCGgcaaatgctgaagaaaagacTAAATCTGGTTTGGAGCTGCAGAAGTTACTAGGTGATATGCAGAACCAGCAGAAGGATTTGCAGACTAAACTAGAAGAGACTGAAAGGGAGAAACAGAAACTACGCAAAGAAGTGAATAATCTTCAAAAAGACTTACGTACTCTGCGAAAAGAACATCAGCAGGAACTTGACATAGTAAAGAAGGAGTCCTTAGAAGAAATGGAGCAGAAAATCCG ATGTGAACAAGAAGACATTGAGTTAAAGCACATCTCCACCTTAAAGCAGTTAATGAGAGAGTTTAATACTCAGCTGGCtcaaaaagaaagggaattggaaacagcagtgaaagaGGCAATCA gtaaagcCCAGGAGGTAGAAACTGAATTGATAGAAAATCATCACATAGAGACAACCGAGTTGCATAAGAAAATTGCTGAAAAAGATGATGATCTAAAAAGAACTGTGGCAAAATATGAAGAAATCCTTGAG GCTCGTGAAGAAGAGATGACAGCAAAAGTTCATGAGTTGCAGGCACAGCTAGAAGACTTGCAAAAGGAATACAAAAAAAGAGTGGCAGAAGAGGAACATTGGAACAGTGAAAAA